The Microcaecilia unicolor chromosome 3, aMicUni1.1, whole genome shotgun sequence nucleotide sequence aggaccaaagtccaccaccctaaccactaggccactccttcggaggtcatctggtcatttaggccacttttttgtGGATTATTCATTAattaaacaggtctagaccaaaccgtccaacttatagccctggatgtttttgttccattatggtagaaaaatgtGCAAGTGTTAGGGAtttccagatcccacccttaacacacccctgacacgcccccttgtgatttgaacacacttctgacggacttcatagaaaaaacaaCTAtaatttggttttgaaaatacaaatttgaacatttttgtgagaaaaatgtccaaatgcagatttaagccactttttgggtgtttttctcttttgaaaatgagccccaaagtatctggcagtggagggattcTGTGTTATTACTGAATTAGTATCagaactgtgattttttttttctttttttttaataagctgtAAGGGGAATCCTTTTAGCTTTGCTCTGTATAGGCTCCAGAATAAGTAAAAACGTTCTTGATGTTGCAGTAAGTTCAGTATGCATTTATCTACCATTCAACCACATATCAAAAAACTGTGTGTAGCATATCAGTCCCAGATTTGTTACTAATGAAATGAATGAAGATTAAAAGTTCTGTGAGAAAACTTAACAGTTAATAAGTAGTTTGAGTTCAGTAActattttaaaaaagtaaatTAACTACAATAACATGATATTTGGGCTCTTTTGTTCAGTGCAACTGTAGTGTTCAGTGCGTCATACACATGAACACAGTCTGTCAGGTATGTCACAACaggagaaaggttgagaacctctggtttAAAGCATTTGCTTTCATTCTCCCAGCCCAAACTGTAATTTTTGGTTTGGCTTGCTTCCTTCCCCCCTACTTCACCCCTGGctcattcatttcatttttctGAGTAAACTTACAAAATGATGTTTTGTGAATGTAGAAAATGTTTACTGTTAATTCAGTTTATACAGGACTAAAGGGtctgtttactaaaatgtgtaaatgtttgcattttCTGCACTTCAGCTGCAACAATTAATGCATGGTAATTGCAAAGGCTGTGTGTTAACTTGAGGGCATGCCAAGCATATCCCCTGCAGTTACCTCACAGAAAAAGATCTTTACTGTGCATTAAATTTATTCACAATTAGCCTGGATGCATTTAAAACTTCCTTTTGAGTGACAGCCTGTGGTTAACTATAGCATGTTACATGCATTGTGCAGTCCACACCCATTTTCCACCTATAACCTGCTGAATTCCCACCTGAATTCCCATGCAGTGTTAATTCATGTATTAACACAGCATGCAGTTAATACATGAATTTCCATGTGCAGTCATGTCAGCCTAGTAACAGTTAACTGTGCTTACAGAACATGCTAATTCACACACCAACTGCTCAGTGCACTTAGTGAATGGGCCTCCTAAATGTGATTTGTGACAGCCAGTCAGATTGTTGTTTCTGGAGTATATTGATAGCTTGACTATGCTCTACCATCTCATGCATGTACACAGTATCAAGTGCTCTTGATCTACACTTATGTAGAAATGtgtcagcattttttttcagGTTCGTTTGACCTATTTGCTAATTGATTGTATGCAAATTAAATTGTAGGGCTATGTGCCTACAAGAGACTGGTCCATTTATTGCAGAACTAATAAAGCAAGAGTCTACAGCCTTCTTCACGCCCAGTCCTTGAGGACCGCCAACcgatcagcttttcaggatatcaataATTAATATGCAGGAGAGAGATTAGCAGCCTACCGCTCCCATTATacacaaatctctcatgcatattccttaggaatatcctgaaaacctgacctgttggcagTCCTTACAGACTGAGAGTGAAGTCCACTGGTCTACAGTATCACTAAGTAGAAGAAGCCTATACAAGTAGAAGATTGCAGCATGCTAAAAGCTGTGTCTTGCTATTGAAATGAGCCATGAGCTATTATAATAATAGGTTATAAAGTGAGAGGAAAACATCTTGAAGGGAAGACCATTTCCTTttcgatccttttttttttctcccattccGTATTATTCAAGAGCGCCAAAGAACTGTTTGCTGTTTATTTAGACCAGAAAAATCCCCCTGTGGTCCATGTAGGAAGTTTTGCCAAACACCACAAATCCTGATCCTCAAAATATCAGTGTTGAGACACTTTAACCCTTTCCTTCATAAACTAACATTAGGGATCTTCATGTAAGTACAGAAGATGATGAGAACTCTTCAGAGAATAAAAGTAAAGACTGCTGCGCCATTAAGTCtcttggggtgtggggggggagggaggaggagaaaccCGACAAATAGGCTGCTGTCTTCTGCAGAGATTCCTGGCATTTGTCACAGTTGAAACCACAGACATGTCAGATTTGTGCCAACAGTTCCCTTAAATTGTTTGCAGTTTCTATCCTTTACTTTGCATTCTTGTTTGTTTGTGGTATATCTTAACATGTGAAATATGTGCATTgaaagcctgaaaaaaaaaagaggagacgcAGATaagacaaaaataattttctgctgAGCCATTAGTTGTGATCTATAACGATAAAACACAGTAAGCATGCTAGGATCTCACATTTTCATTTTGATAATTGTTTCATTGGTCACATTCCAatactgtattttcttttttgagtAGCAAGATAACTATTTCAGCGAGACGTCGGAATATTTTAATGAAGCAtcaaaagatggaaaatatataCAACGGAAGCAGGTCATCTTAAAAGAGCTGTATGTCAACCATTTTAGTTTGTTTTTGTCCTGCCTTTTAATTTGCTGACTGCCAAAGTAATGTATTGTACAATGTAGCATATTATTATAAGAAATAAGAGACAATAAAGTATGCAATAATATGCACAGTACAGTCCAAAAAAATGTTTGTGTTGCTAAGAGTTTCACTTGGCTTGTCAAATATTAAGTCAAGCTTAAGCACTCTGCTCTTAAGTTAATATTGTGGTTATCCCTCTTATGCAGAACTATCTTTTGAAATGAGTCACATGTAGATCACAATAATATCTGTTCTGAATACACTTGTACTGTACCTTGTGTCATAGATGTACTTTGTTTAATTTGTGGGACAGGGAGGTAAGAGTAACAAAGTATGCACTTTCTCCCTCCATCTCTACAGGCATAGATTATCAGGCAGGTATAGGGGTACATTTTCCCTTATAAGTGaatgtgaatatatatatatatacacacacacacacacacaaacattctTAAATTCTCCTCCTACAACCAACCTCAGTGGTCTCCCCATTTTTCCTTCCCACATCTCAGTGTTCTTCCCATTATTCCTCCTTGACTCCAGTGCTTTCCCAATCGCCTCCACTAATCCTCGATGCCAGCATTCCTCCTTCAGCTCCTATCTCCTCACTCCTTGACTGTAgcattcttctctttctctccctcaagACTGTATCCCACCAGCTTCCAACCCTGCCTTCTACCTGTCCTGCTGCTGTTTTCTTCCTCCGTTGAACCTCTGGTTAGCAAGACCACCGCTTCGTCTTTGCCTTCAAGTTTGTGGGACCACAGCATTCTTGCATAGACCGGTAGCAGTGTGGCTTCCTCATCTTTGCCTTGCAGACCAATACACTGGCTtaatccttctctctctctttttctttaaatAGGTAGATAGGTAGAGATGTGTAtacatgtgtgtatatatatagtgaaggtcTAGAGAATTGTGTTATTTCAGGCCAATTCTGAAGTACACTTATGCAGTCTGCTATAGAGCTAATTTGGAATCAGCTTGGAGTAAGTGAAGCTTTTAGTTTAAATGTGTCTAACAGGTTCATAATTATGGGACTTAGTACCTCCCTTCTGTCTTCCATCCTTCACTTACTCTGTATTTCTTGCACAGATTTGTTTCTAGGGCACAACGTTTCCTAATTAGTTTAATTAGGTAAAGTGGTATTTGTTAATTCTCCAGATACtttgggggcagttctataatttGGTGCCTCAGTCTAGGCATTCCAATGCTGTGCGCTTAGCACCAGTTCTAGAAAATCACACACCTACTGAAAGCTGctcactggctcccagtctctCACAGAATCTCATACAAattacttctggtttttaaaactcTCTACTCTGGAGAACCCATCTACCTCTTCTGTCATCTAATACAATATATACCTTCACAAAGCCTCAGATCTCTTGATAATAAACAGTTTACTATTCCTAGCTATAAAGAAATTACCCATGAGCACATTAGGGCATCCATATTTTCTGTGCAGGGGCGTCACTTATGGAATTCTCTACCCTCTCCACTGAGGTTACAGACATCTCTTCCTCAATTCATAATTGCCCTCAAGACCTTAACTTCCTCCCACATATTAGAGGACCACCCTTGGGGCTCCCTTGTGAAGACATTGAGCTTACCTACCCATTGTTCTTCCCCCACTCCCCCCACTCTCTATGGTTAATGGAGTTCCGCCTTTCTTTCCCTATGCTACCTGTTATGCTGTTTGTTCCTATTCTACTTGCCCTTTTGTAAttgatattagattgtaagctgcctagCTGGCATGTCTGTAAGGCGGGGTAGGAAACGCAAATAAAACTTAAGACTTGAACAGCATCATGGGGccaagattccgttatagaataatAGGGTAAGGTCAGCGTTGGCGTGCTCATGTGCAGGTGCGCCCTCTTATTCCATGTCAACGGTGTGCCTAGGTGTGCCAACTGATGCacatagggttccttttactaagcgtggtaagcccaacgagggcttaccgcttgctatataGGAAgcactgccgggctactgcagcagcctggctgtACTTCCCACCACTAGCACGTTGtcattccagcgctacaaaaatttatttatttttgtagcgccagagtgtacctggcggtaatgatGCAGTGtcacacgctgcccagttactgccgggttaacgcaggagcccttaactgccacctcaatgggtggaggtaagggctccccgccccccccccccccccccccccccgccccccgaaatggccacacggcaaatgctttacttgccatacggccatttcctgcagcaaGATGAGACTTCtgttttaccagctgcagtaaaagggggcctcagcacctgTGTAAAACACACGCTAGCGCCAgccgccttttgccgcagcttggtaaaaggggcccgtagtttctagtattctataaactgcacatggAACTGAGAGACACATCCCAGTCTCCGCCCATGTGTAAGCTCCCTTGCCCtttgcacataggtgcctacctgTAAGATGGCGTAAGTGACACCTACCTCTAGGCATCACtttttagaattgcccccttatttCATGGTACCTGGGGTAAGCCATAATGAATTACCTATTTTATAAGCAGGTTGGGTACATATTTTATGACTTACTATGCTAAATGAAAATAGAGCAACCCTGTCAATATCCATATTCAGAGCTCTTAAATCATGATGgtataaattaaaaaatgcataCCTAGATCTTTGTACTACACAACCATAATTATGTGCCTAGTGGTGCATCTATGTTGAATCTCCATTTTCCATGTCCGATGTGTCTCAAAAGATATATTTTTCTTCAAAGATACAAATCTAATACAAAGAGTTCCTCAGTCGCATGATCTGCTACTTAGAAGGAGCTTTCTTCCAGAATTCCCAGGGTTCACATTCCACTTTTACAGCCTATCAAAAGTTATGTTCTTTCATAcactgtgtttaaaagtggacACCCCATTAGACAGCCTATGATTTCAGAATGTGCTTTTTCTGTgctattttccatttctttccagaGAATTTAAATTATTAACCCCCAATTTACTAAGCCATCCTAGcagctgccgtgtgctaatgttgacacagcccattcactttgaatgggctatgtcgacattgccgtgcagcttagtaaacagcggAGTTATTCATTTGTACTTGATGAGCAGGTTTGATATCAGTTGAATaaagatataggggccctttacaaagcgacagtaagcccaacgcaggcataCTGCTCgccaaaaaggaagtaccgccagatGACTGTAGCAGTCTGGTGGTAGTTCCTACCCCAGTGcaccgtcatatccggtgctgaaaaaatgtatttatttttgtagtgctggtgtgtacccggcggtaattgggcagttcttgcgtgctgcccggttaccgtcagGTTACTGTAGGATCcccataccaccacctcaataggtgacagtaagggttccccccccccccccccccgaaatggcaagTGCTTcgcttgccgcacagccatttcttttaaaaaagaaagacctaccttttactcactgtggtaaaaggccTCAGCTTGCGTCAAAAACACGCgtcgatgccagcacaggcccccttttgccacagcttggtaaaaggggcccatattgagggacattttcaaaaaaaggccATCTCACAGTCATAATCAAAggtctagatttcctgtttgattatttattttatttatttgttgcatttgtataacacattttcccacctatttgcaggctcaatgtgacttacattatttcgtaatggcgattgccatttccagcataaggaaatacaaattggtattgcattaaatGTCCATAAGTGACCAAGTAGattagcagtcaagtatagagaattaTCAGGATAAGAAATAGAGTGgtgttgcgttaaagttcattcgtgacaAGTTGATgaggcaatcaggtatagagagtttggtTATGTCcggttctggtataagttttgttGACTGgaatttaggatggatcgttgtggtatgccttgttgaacaggttggtttttagtgatttttggaagtttgttaagtcgtgcattgtttttatggcatgtggtagcgcattccatagttgcgtacttatgtaggagaagctggatgcatatgttgatttatattttagtcctttgcagctggggtaatggagattcaggaatgtgcgtgatgaactttttgtattcctggttggtaagtctatgaggtctgacatgtagaccggagccttgccgtgaatgattttatgaactagagtacagattttgaacgtaatacgttctttgattgggagccagtgtaattttcctCTTAGGGGCTtgacgctttcgtatttcgtttttccatggctgtgagatggacatttttacaGTGAAAgcgtccaaaatgaatagccattttccagattgaaacgtccaacttttgagtgacaaaaaaagcagggacatgaatgtctgtctggcatcgttttcaaaaatatggccacacagatggccctgcagaacagaggagtagcatagtggttagtgcagtggactgtaaaccaaggggcaCAGGTTGAAAGGCCACTATAACGTTTTTTGTAAATATGATTCCTCTAAGAcctgaaaatacctactgtacctgaatatatgccacttcaatagccttcaggcttgcaggtatcatatatttagatacagtagatatttttctgtttctaaaaggctcagaattattttaaaaacattgaagtgggacttgaacctgggtcccttggttcacaGTCTAACTGCCGTAATCACTAGGCCTGCACTTCTGACCTGTTTGCTGCTTTGCTCAGAATGGTCATAATACCCTGCAGCTGACATTTCCTTTCcactttcactttcaggggagagggaaggacacAGCAGtccctgggggattaaggaggagtcatgccttaatacctccagtggtcagcactcaattagagcaactttttgtaagttagatgtgactgaaacagttcTAGATGAAAATGTCCTTCTTTTCAGATGGgaacatttcttcccattcgaaAATCCCTGTTGGACAACCTACTTTTGGACCCTCCCTAGTCCCGGCCAAAACACGCCCGCAGCACATCCCCTTGCTGTTTGGATGAACTGTagtttgaaatgtccaaattctgactttccaaaatcaggatttggatgtttgtaGCAGATggactcttctttttttttttttttaaacatccatttgctttgaaaatgagcaccaatatCTTTAAATGTCATGGGAGAAAGGAAATTTTGTGAAAAATCACTTTGAAGATTGGGAAATAGAATGTACTTTTCTATGTAcagtgttttctgttttgttcAGCTGGTCATGGAATTTGATACTTGAATGCAGCATTGACCCTTAACATCTGTAATGAATCTGACTCAGCTATTGGAATAAAACTCGAACTCCTTCACAGCTGTGTCACTAATTTAAAGGATTCTCCTAGTACAGTGGTAATTCAGATGGATAAACTTTGATAATACCCACAGTTAACAAGCATGTACACTTGTCAAGATAGCACACTGAACAGATTTGTTTCACTTTCATGTAGGGGCAGTTTTCTAGTTCTGTTTCAGAAATGATAGAATACTGTAGTGAAATGAAAAATGTAATTCTcaattatttgttttattgaCAGTGTTGAAAAGACCAGAAGAACCAACAAAAATGCCATGAAAGTAACTTTAGGATCAGAGAACTTTGAGACTGGGTGCAGAAAGAGTGAACATCAAGCTTCTTCCGATTTACAGTCTGAAGCAGAATGTAGGAGTACAAGGCAAGCCAATAAATGATTACATAAATACAGCTAAGAGCAGCTCGGAGCTTCCTGTTTCAGAAATGGAAAATGATGTTAATCAGAGACAGCCAGATGATGCTAGCAGCCAGCAAAAACCTCATTTTGTGGAGTGGCTAGAAACAAGACTCTTAGGCAGGAACAGTTCTTGGAGTTGTGAGTCAGCACCACCAGACCCAAAACAAAGTCAAAGACCGACTATAACGCAACCAAATTGAAGCAGACATTACTCTAAGGAAAAGCAAGTTTTTTGCAAGAAGGCATCTTTTGGAAAGGATATATTTATCCCTAGAGAGGTAGTAATGAAAGGGAATGTTGCCAGTTCTTTAATGCAAACTACTGAGAAGTCGCTGCTGGATCCCATGTTGACCAGTGTTTTGGTTGAAGCTTCATTCAGTGAAGAGGTGCTTGTTTGAGAACAAAATACCCTTAAACCTGTTCTTATGAAAAATAACACGGTGCACACAAACCTAAACAAGCTAGCCACAAACACTGAACAATTGCTCTCAATTCCTACATCCTCTCATTTAAAAACAAAGTATAGTCCTTTGGAAGAACTATTccaagaaagaaacagaaaatccTCCAAGAAAGCTAAAACTGCAATGGCTTAGAAAGTCCTAGAGAGAAAATTAGCTGTATGCATGTCACATCACATATTTGGTACTATATTTTagaatttgtgtatttttaaggaGATGTTATAAATAAAGTGTAAGCAGA carries:
- the SLX4IP gene encoding LOW QUALITY PROTEIN: protein SLX4IP (The sequence of the model RefSeq protein was modified relative to this genomic sequence to represent the inferred CDS: deleted 1 base in 1 codon); the encoded protein is MSFILNWQSMASNKMVIKCGKFAVLVDLHILPQGSSKDTSWFSDHEKEEISTLVKDIIDSRVKQYLESRKQHVQSKHKEVTQFSPLFLKGSHFRIAVYFMKRWVNLRCIVKEQFHELRVFPEKFVVCASLPDCDSRSWATESGVQQDNYFSETSEYFNEASKDGKYIQRKQVILKELVEKTRRTNKNAMKVTLGSENFETGCRKSEHQASSDLQSEAECRSTRQPINDYINTAKSSSELPVSEMENDVNQRQPDDASSQQKPHFVEWLETRLLGRNSSWSCESAPPDPKQSQRPTITQPN